In Bombus huntii isolate Logan2020A chromosome 9, iyBomHunt1.1, whole genome shotgun sequence, a single window of DNA contains:
- the LOC126869178 gene encoding 28S ribosomal protein S17, mitochondrial isoform X2, with protein MTTFSTSYDTNIATVTIIVMAGNIIKRQGLNYLLGVCVPCAKQNAAKIRVKLLDFDAHLLMYFNKYEFIYADDPEKRCKTGDTVLIQSLPRKLTRLITHKVVDVIYPLGDITDPITGKKVVAGKYRENIEKDAELYGNLESMYKYEKAPKRGITEGKRDFTAKETYMKYSDDPKDYDPYAVNPS; from the exons ATACAAATATCGCAACAGTAACTATCATAGTCATGGCAGGGAATATCATAAAAAGGcaaggattaaattatttattaggtGTATGTGTACCTTGTGCTAAACAAAATGCTGCTAAAATACGAGTAAAACTACTAGACTTCGATGCACATCTGTTAATG tattttaacaaatatgaatttatttatgcCGATGATCCCGAAAAGCGTTGTAAGACAGGTGATACAGTTTTAATACAAAGTTTACCAAGAAAATTAACTCGTCTTATCACTCATAaa GTTGTTGATGTCATTTATCCACTAGGTGATATTACAGATCCTATTACTGGTAAAAAGGTTGTTGCAGGAAAATATAG ggaaaatattgaaaaggATGCTGAACTTTATGGAAATTTAGAATCtatgtataaatatgaaaaagcaCCAAAGAGAGGAATCACAGAAGGCAAACGAGATTTTACAGCCAAGGAaacttatatgaaatatagCGATGATCCAAAAGATTATGACCCATACGCAGTGAATCCATCATAA
- the LOC126869178 gene encoding 28S ribosomal protein S17, mitochondrial isoform X3, translating into MELLDTNIATVTIIVMAGNIIKRQGLNYLLGVCVPCAKQNAAKIRVKLLDFDAHLLMYFNKYEFIYADDPEKRCKTGDTVLIQSLPRKLTRLITHKVVDVIYPLGDITDPITGKKVVAGKYRENIEKDAELYGNLESMYKYEKAPKRGITEGKRDFTAKETYMKYSDDPKDYDPYAVNPS; encoded by the exons ATACAAATATCGCAACAGTAACTATCATAGTCATGGCAGGGAATATCATAAAAAGGcaaggattaaattatttattaggtGTATGTGTACCTTGTGCTAAACAAAATGCTGCTAAAATACGAGTAAAACTACTAGACTTCGATGCACATCTGTTAATG tattttaacaaatatgaatttatttatgcCGATGATCCCGAAAAGCGTTGTAAGACAGGTGATACAGTTTTAATACAAAGTTTACCAAGAAAATTAACTCGTCTTATCACTCATAaa GTTGTTGATGTCATTTATCCACTAGGTGATATTACAGATCCTATTACTGGTAAAAAGGTTGTTGCAGGAAAATATAG ggaaaatattgaaaaggATGCTGAACTTTATGGAAATTTAGAATCtatgtataaatatgaaaaagcaCCAAAGAGAGGAATCACAGAAGGCAAACGAGATTTTACAGCCAAGGAaacttatatgaaatatagCGATGATCCAAAAGATTATGACCCATACGCAGTGAATCCATCATAA
- the LOC126869168 gene encoding RNA polymerase II subunit A C-terminal domain phosphatase isoform X2, translated as MTLEGCRHPTVMKDLCAECGVDLRVERIGKENESTKISQASVPMVHSVPELKVCPELAKKIGKEDEQRLLNDRKLALLVDLDQTIVHTTNDNIPSNIKDVYHYQLYGPNSPWYHTRLRPNTKHFLSEMSRLYELHICTFGARNYAHTVAALLDKDGTLFSHRILSRDECFDPASKTANLKALFPCGDDLVCIIDDREDVWQGCGNLVQVKPYHFFRHTGDIHAPPGLEKSDISVLPELQNTNELCIDENVSETDKNGASVLSDEGNAIDNNQRKEIEETIEDKENEHEFIEKNDKSAKDNTKSDTDLNLDSNNENKDENKASEESKENLTLSESIQDIKVVNKNPDENNIIDEDDDDYLLYLEDILRRIHTEFYATIEKEGGRKSLRDIIPRVRAQVLKGVYLTFSGLIPTHQKLHQSRAYKVARAFGAEVAQDLSDKTTHLVAIRPGTAKANAAKKNRNIKIVNPDWLWTCAERWEHVDERLFPLTTKARASRIPPPHCSSPERIEEPEKNIENSFADSINPLMSFTPEEIEIMDKEVEEDMDDQELDAPVFDTEDIDDEQECDKKYCYKDSDSDDSINHDRSNTNEPIKKKKKLSNESSDDDSLNDKDDTLNNDDDDPVTRFRRGECLPDDLDLGDNSQDSIDDLEIMDNEDEREWNEMGAALEREFLSE; from the exons ATGACATTAGAAGGATGTAGACATCCTACCGTAATGAAAGACTTGTGTGCAGAATGTGGTGTGGATTTAAGAGTTGAAAGGATTGGTAAAGAAAATGAAAGTACAAAAATATCACAAGCTAGTGTACCAATGGTACATAGTGTGCCAGAACTGAAAGTATGCCCAGAATTGGCTAAAAAAATTGGAAAGGAAGATGAGCAACGCCTTTTGAATGATCGCAAGTTAGCATTACTTGTGGATCTTGATCAAACAATTGTTCATACAACAAATGATAATATTCCCTCTAATATAAAG GATGTTTATCATTATCAACTTTATGGACCAAATTCCCCATGGTATCACACTCGCTTAAGGCCTAATACCAAACACTTTCTTTCTGAAATGAGTCGTTTATAtgaattacatatatgtacatttgGAGCAAGAAACTACGCACATACTGTAGCAGCGCTATTGGATAAAGATGGAACTTTATTTTCTCATAGAATACTTTCAAGGGATGAATGTTTCGACCCTGCATCAAAAACAGCTAATCTTAA GGCTTTATTTCCTTGTGGAGATGATCTGGTATGCATTATAGATGATAGAGAAGACGTATGGCAAGGATGTGGGAATTTAGTTCAAGTTAAGCCTTATCACTTCTTTCGTCATACTGGTGACATACATGCACCACCAGGACTAGAAAAAAGTGATATATCTGTTTTACCTGAATTGCAAAATACAAATGAGCTTTGTATTGATGAAAATGTAAGTGAAACAGATAAAAATGGTGCATCTGTATTGTCAGATGAAGGGAATGCGATTGATAATAATCAGAGAAAGGAAATTGAGGAAACAATTGAAGATAAAGAAAATGAACACGAATTTATAGAAAAGAATGATAAAAGTGCCAAAGATAATACCAAGAGCGACACTGATTTAAATCTTGATTccaataatgaaaataaagatgaGAATAAAGCATCAGAGGAgtcgaaagaaaatttaacaCTATCTGAATCAATACAAGATATAAAAGTTGTAAATAAAAATCctgatgaaaataatattatagatGAAGATGACgatgattatttattatatcttgAAGATATTCTTCGTAGGATTCATACTGAATTTTATGCTACTATAGAAAAAGAAGGTGGACGGAAGTCATTAAGAGACATTATTCCACGAGTGCGGGCTCAAGTATTAAAAGGAGTATACTTAACTTTTAGTGGATTAATACCTACTCATCAAAAACTTCATCAAAGTCGAGCTTATAAAGTCGCCAGAGCATTTGGAGCAGAAGTGGCACAA GATTTGTCAGACAAAACTACTCACTTGGTAGCTATTAGACCTGGAACTGCAAAGGCTAATGCAGCAAAAAAGaatcgaaatataaaaattgtaaacccAGATTGGCTTTGGACTTGTGCAGAACGCTGGGAACACGTTGATGAGCGTTTATTTCCACTTACTACAAAG GCACGTGCTTCTAGAATACCGCCTCCACATTGCAGTAGTCCTGAACGTATAGAAGAACcagaaaaaaatatagaaaacagTTTTGCTGATAGTATTAATCCATTAATGTCATTCACACCAGaggaaatagaaattatgGATAAAGAAGTTGAAGAAGATATGGATGATCAAGAATTAGATGCACCTGTCTTTGATACAGAGGATATAGATGATGAACAAGaatgtgataaaaaatattgttataagGATTCAGATTCTGATGACTCTATAAACCATGATC GAAGTAATACAAATGAaccaataaaaaagaaaaagaagcttTCTAATGAAAGTTCAGATGATGATAGTTTAAATGACAAAGATGATACTTTGAACAACGATGATGATGATCCTGTAACGCGTTTTAGAAGAGGAGAATGTTTACCCGATGACTTAGATTTAGGTGATAATTCTCAAGATTCAATCGATGATCTGGAAATAATGGATAATGAAGATGAACGAGAATGGAATGAAATGGGAGCTGCGCTtgaaagagaatttctttctGAATGA
- the LOC126869168 gene encoding RNA polymerase II subunit A C-terminal domain phosphatase isoform X1 codes for MGTIEITFPFGGQSGKLLKWRVRMDTMVSAGRVLFLYQNVIPGTEDSKGPEKKFRATRLGRVTKILAKEGDVVQPGQVVMTLEGCRHPTVMKDLCAECGVDLRVERIGKENESTKISQASVPMVHSVPELKVCPELAKKIGKEDEQRLLNDRKLALLVDLDQTIVHTTNDNIPSNIKDVYHYQLYGPNSPWYHTRLRPNTKHFLSEMSRLYELHICTFGARNYAHTVAALLDKDGTLFSHRILSRDECFDPASKTANLKALFPCGDDLVCIIDDREDVWQGCGNLVQVKPYHFFRHTGDIHAPPGLEKSDISVLPELQNTNELCIDENVSETDKNGASVLSDEGNAIDNNQRKEIEETIEDKENEHEFIEKNDKSAKDNTKSDTDLNLDSNNENKDENKASEESKENLTLSESIQDIKVVNKNPDENNIIDEDDDDYLLYLEDILRRIHTEFYATIEKEGGRKSLRDIIPRVRAQVLKGVYLTFSGLIPTHQKLHQSRAYKVARAFGAEVAQDLSDKTTHLVAIRPGTAKANAAKKNRNIKIVNPDWLWTCAERWEHVDERLFPLTTKARASRIPPPHCSSPERIEEPEKNIENSFADSINPLMSFTPEEIEIMDKEVEEDMDDQELDAPVFDTEDIDDEQECDKKYCYKDSDSDDSINHDRSNTNEPIKKKKKLSNESSDDDSLNDKDDTLNNDDDDPVTRFRRGECLPDDLDLGDNSQDSIDDLEIMDNEDEREWNEMGAALEREFLSE; via the exons ATGGGGACAATAGAGATAACATTTCCGTTTGGTGGACAATcaggaaaattattaaaatggaGAGTTCGGATGGATACTATGGTTTCAGCGGGTAGAGTGCTGTTTTTGTATCAGAATGTTATTCCAGGAACAGAAGATAGTAAAGGTCCTGAGAAGAAATTTCGGGCCACACGACTCGGTCGTGTTAcaaaaattttagcgaaagaAGGGGATGTTGTTCAACCTGG GCAAGTAGTAATGACATTAGAAGGATGTAGACATCCTACCGTAATGAAAGACTTGTGTGCAGAATGTGGTGTGGATTTAAGAGTTGAAAGGATTGGTAAAGAAAATGAAAGTACAAAAATATCACAAGCTAGTGTACCAATGGTACATAGTGTGCCAGAACTGAAAGTATGCCCAGAATTGGCTAAAAAAATTGGAAAGGAAGATGAGCAACGCCTTTTGAATGATCGCAAGTTAGCATTACTTGTGGATCTTGATCAAACAATTGTTCATACAACAAATGATAATATTCCCTCTAATATAAAG GATGTTTATCATTATCAACTTTATGGACCAAATTCCCCATGGTATCACACTCGCTTAAGGCCTAATACCAAACACTTTCTTTCTGAAATGAGTCGTTTATAtgaattacatatatgtacatttgGAGCAAGAAACTACGCACATACTGTAGCAGCGCTATTGGATAAAGATGGAACTTTATTTTCTCATAGAATACTTTCAAGGGATGAATGTTTCGACCCTGCATCAAAAACAGCTAATCTTAA GGCTTTATTTCCTTGTGGAGATGATCTGGTATGCATTATAGATGATAGAGAAGACGTATGGCAAGGATGTGGGAATTTAGTTCAAGTTAAGCCTTATCACTTCTTTCGTCATACTGGTGACATACATGCACCACCAGGACTAGAAAAAAGTGATATATCTGTTTTACCTGAATTGCAAAATACAAATGAGCTTTGTATTGATGAAAATGTAAGTGAAACAGATAAAAATGGTGCATCTGTATTGTCAGATGAAGGGAATGCGATTGATAATAATCAGAGAAAGGAAATTGAGGAAACAATTGAAGATAAAGAAAATGAACACGAATTTATAGAAAAGAATGATAAAAGTGCCAAAGATAATACCAAGAGCGACACTGATTTAAATCTTGATTccaataatgaaaataaagatgaGAATAAAGCATCAGAGGAgtcgaaagaaaatttaacaCTATCTGAATCAATACAAGATATAAAAGTTGTAAATAAAAATCctgatgaaaataatattatagatGAAGATGACgatgattatttattatatcttgAAGATATTCTTCGTAGGATTCATACTGAATTTTATGCTACTATAGAAAAAGAAGGTGGACGGAAGTCATTAAGAGACATTATTCCACGAGTGCGGGCTCAAGTATTAAAAGGAGTATACTTAACTTTTAGTGGATTAATACCTACTCATCAAAAACTTCATCAAAGTCGAGCTTATAAAGTCGCCAGAGCATTTGGAGCAGAAGTGGCACAA GATTTGTCAGACAAAACTACTCACTTGGTAGCTATTAGACCTGGAACTGCAAAGGCTAATGCAGCAAAAAAGaatcgaaatataaaaattgtaaacccAGATTGGCTTTGGACTTGTGCAGAACGCTGGGAACACGTTGATGAGCGTTTATTTCCACTTACTACAAAG GCACGTGCTTCTAGAATACCGCCTCCACATTGCAGTAGTCCTGAACGTATAGAAGAACcagaaaaaaatatagaaaacagTTTTGCTGATAGTATTAATCCATTAATGTCATTCACACCAGaggaaatagaaattatgGATAAAGAAGTTGAAGAAGATATGGATGATCAAGAATTAGATGCACCTGTCTTTGATACAGAGGATATAGATGATGAACAAGaatgtgataaaaaatattgttataagGATTCAGATTCTGATGACTCTATAAACCATGATC GAAGTAATACAAATGAaccaataaaaaagaaaaagaagcttTCTAATGAAAGTTCAGATGATGATAGTTTAAATGACAAAGATGATACTTTGAACAACGATGATGATGATCCTGTAACGCGTTTTAGAAGAGGAGAATGTTTACCCGATGACTTAGATTTAGGTGATAATTCTCAAGATTCAATCGATGATCTGGAAATAATGGATAATGAAGATGAACGAGAATGGAATGAAATGGGAGCTGCGCTtgaaagagaatttctttctGAATGA
- the LOC126869174 gene encoding centromere protein L-like isoform X3 — translation MGNLVHKVDNDKHPKKELLCKTWTIFGVSTLFNFHQDEVHLKQYAKRLREEVANNLSQEDVTYDAEFCVMKDITQRPSPLDPPPIKIEVYSENSNNQTNSKKCIYKGVFLSWRTTKNKLTAFNSVRLPLLLCRGTPSAIRTVHNVLSRMFDCMIIALPAQEDDLIWLVPIIITPADKEEQTKHTDEICMEYKIPELESTDTITIKFLVLDLIKILTVIVKDQNDEANVEIAFNLEHIEKFREVLYSQMLELAGLQLGLCTLHKIILPTVTIMENRMKVMNADTMNRVLLYLNEKALDTFHTLNLE, via the exons ATGGGGAATTTGGTCCATAAAGTTGATAATGATAAACATCCTAAGAAAG aattattatgTAAAACTTGGACTATTTTTGGAGTTTCcactttatttaattttcatcaagaTGAAGTACATTTGAAACAATATGCAAAACGATTAAGAGAAGAAGttgcaaataatttatcaCAAGAAGATGTTACATATGACGCAGAATTTTGTGTTATGAAAGACATAACACAAAGACCTAGTCCATTGGATCCACCACCAATAAAG ATTGAAGTTTATTCTGAAAATAGTAATAATCAAACAAATTCAAagaaatgtatttataaaGGAGTATTTTTATCATGGAGAACTACTAAAAACAAATTAACCGCTTTTAATTCTGTGAGATTACCTCTTTTATTATGTCGTGGTACACCAAGTGCTATAAGAACTGTTCATAATGTGTTAAGTCGTATGTTCGATTGTATGATTATTGCATTACCTGCACAGGAGGATGATTTAATATGGCTTGTTCCAATTATAATTACTCCAGCAGATAAAGAGGAACAAACAAAACACACAGATGAAATTTGTATGGAATATAAAATACCAGAACTAGAAAGTACAGATACAATTACAATAAAGTTTCTAGTTTtggatttaataaaaatattaacagT aaTTGTAAAGGATCAAAACGATGAAGCAAATGTTGAAATTGCCTTTAATTTAGAacatatagaaaaatttcgtGAGGTCTTATACTCTCAAATGTTAGAACTTGCTGGTTTACAATTAGGATTGTGTacattacataaaattattcttcCGACAGTTACGATAATGGAAAACAGG atgAAAGTAATGAACGCAGATACCATGAATCGCgttttgttatatttaaatgaaaaagcCCTTGATACATTTCACACATTAAATCTTGAGTAA
- the LOC126869174 gene encoding centromere protein L-like isoform X1, which produces MEDNIENILPSTSNTIHTICSLRTRGRQQFSLCVSSSPVEEIEGFNLEELLCKTWTIFGVSTLFNFHQDEVHLKQYAKRLREEVANNLSQEDVTYDAEFCVMKDITQRPSPLDPPPIKIEVYSENSNNQTNSKKCIYKGVFLSWRTTKNKLTAFNSVRLPLLLCRGTPSAIRTVHNVLSRMFDCMIIALPAQEDDLIWLVPIIITPADKEEQTKHTDEICMEYKIPELESTDTITIKFLVLDLIKILTVIVKDQNDEANVEIAFNLEHIEKFREVLYSQMLELAGLQLGLCTLHKIILPTVTIMENRMKVMNADTMNRVLLYLNEKALDTFHTLNLE; this is translated from the exons ATGGAAGATAACATAGAAAACATATTGCCAAGTACTAGTAATACTATTCACACAATATGTTCCCTTCGAACGAGAGGAAGACAACAATTTAGTTTGTGTGTTAGTTCTTCTCCAGTAGAAGAAATTGAAGGTTTTAACTTAGAAG aattattatgTAAAACTTGGACTATTTTTGGAGTTTCcactttatttaattttcatcaagaTGAAGTACATTTGAAACAATATGCAAAACGATTAAGAGAAGAAGttgcaaataatttatcaCAAGAAGATGTTACATATGACGCAGAATTTTGTGTTATGAAAGACATAACACAAAGACCTAGTCCATTGGATCCACCACCAATAAAG ATTGAAGTTTATTCTGAAAATAGTAATAATCAAACAAATTCAAagaaatgtatttataaaGGAGTATTTTTATCATGGAGAACTACTAAAAACAAATTAACCGCTTTTAATTCTGTGAGATTACCTCTTTTATTATGTCGTGGTACACCAAGTGCTATAAGAACTGTTCATAATGTGTTAAGTCGTATGTTCGATTGTATGATTATTGCATTACCTGCACAGGAGGATGATTTAATATGGCTTGTTCCAATTATAATTACTCCAGCAGATAAAGAGGAACAAACAAAACACACAGATGAAATTTGTATGGAATATAAAATACCAGAACTAGAAAGTACAGATACAATTACAATAAAGTTTCTAGTTTtggatttaataaaaatattaacagT aaTTGTAAAGGATCAAAACGATGAAGCAAATGTTGAAATTGCCTTTAATTTAGAacatatagaaaaatttcgtGAGGTCTTATACTCTCAAATGTTAGAACTTGCTGGTTTACAATTAGGATTGTGTacattacataaaattattcttcCGACAGTTACGATAATGGAAAACAGG atgAAAGTAATGAACGCAGATACCATGAATCGCgttttgttatatttaaatgaaaaagcCCTTGATACATTTCACACATTAAATCTTGAGTAA
- the LOC126869174 gene encoding uncharacterized protein LOC126869174 isoform X2, which translates to MEDNIENILPSTSNTIHTICSLRTRGRQQFSLCVSSSPVEEIEGFNLEELLCKTWTIFGVSTLFNFHQDEVHLKQYAKRLREEVANNLSQEDVTYDAEFCVMKDITQRPSPLDPPPIKIEVYSENSNNQTNSKKCIYKGVFLSWRTTKNKLTAFNSVRLPLLLCRGTPSAIRTVHNVLSHKEEQTKHTDEICMEYKIPELESTDTITIKFLVLDLIKILTVIVKDQNDEANVEIAFNLEHIEKFREVLYSQMLELAGLQLGLCTLHKIILPTVTIMENRMKVMNADTMNRVLLYLNEKALDTFHTLNLE; encoded by the exons ATGGAAGATAACATAGAAAACATATTGCCAAGTACTAGTAATACTATTCACACAATATGTTCCCTTCGAACGAGAGGAAGACAACAATTTAGTTTGTGTGTTAGTTCTTCTCCAGTAGAAGAAATTGAAGGTTTTAACTTAGAAG aattattatgTAAAACTTGGACTATTTTTGGAGTTTCcactttatttaattttcatcaagaTGAAGTACATTTGAAACAATATGCAAAACGATTAAGAGAAGAAGttgcaaataatttatcaCAAGAAGATGTTACATATGACGCAGAATTTTGTGTTATGAAAGACATAACACAAAGACCTAGTCCATTGGATCCACCACCAATAAAG ATTGAAGTTTATTCTGAAAATAGTAATAATCAAACAAATTCAAagaaatgtatttataaaGGAGTATTTTTATCATGGAGAACTACTAAAAACAAATTAACCGCTTTTAATTCTGTGAGATTACCTCTTTTATTATGTCGTGGTACACCAAGTGCTATAAGAACTGTTCATAATGTGTTAAGTC ATAAAGAGGAACAAACAAAACACACAGATGAAATTTGTATGGAATATAAAATACCAGAACTAGAAAGTACAGATACAATTACAATAAAGTTTCTAGTTTtggatttaataaaaatattaacagT aaTTGTAAAGGATCAAAACGATGAAGCAAATGTTGAAATTGCCTTTAATTTAGAacatatagaaaaatttcgtGAGGTCTTATACTCTCAAATGTTAGAACTTGCTGGTTTACAATTAGGATTGTGTacattacataaaattattcttcCGACAGTTACGATAATGGAAAACAGG atgAAAGTAATGAACGCAGATACCATGAATCGCgttttgttatatttaaatgaaaaagcCCTTGATACATTTCACACATTAAATCTTGAGTAA
- the LOC126869173 gene encoding snurportin-1 encodes MVIINTIMATEMKDKLIKNGNLRAIFYKKPVKKDNYNLDVDNIDTFQEIRRRRLLQFQKKCRDTAFNIGRGILEEAFNSEDEYEEEMEIQKIDKKGYYYSKRNKNYANQLMMSEWMLEVPQDLVGKWIVVPCPQGKRTLLVARKGITKVYNRHGNNLGKFHSALPGGNPSEHRGSCTILDCLWIKQQKIYYILDVLAWSNQSLINCDTEFRFFWLRSKLQEIEELHKRDTYRNSFPILPLPNISCDTDISLALANLSNLYPLDGLLFYHKDGQYTKGRTPLVTWSKTFMLPEILGISVPPPLDEQPDGYIDFVHYILNNRAKKKKVESESQMDIVDENS; translated from the exons ATGgtaattattaatacaattatGGCAACTGAGATGAAAGATAAGTTAATAAAAAATGGTAATCTACGTgccatattttataaaaaaccTGTTAAAAAAGATAATTACAATTTGGATGTGGATAACATTGATACTTTTCAAGAAATAAGACGTCGACGGCTACTACAATTTCAAAAAAA ATGTAGAGACACTGCATTTAATATTGGAAGAGGAATACTGGAAGAAGCATTTAATTCTGAAGATGAATATGAGGAAGAAAtggaaattcaaaaaattgataaaaaggGATATTACTACTCTAAACGAAATAAGAATTATGCAAATCAATTAATGATGTCTGAATGGATGTTGGAAGTACCTCAAGATCTTGTAGGAAAGTGGATTGTAGTACCATGTCCTCAAGGAAAACGAACTTTATTAGTTGCACGTAAA GGTATAACTAAAGTATATAACAGACACGGTAATAACCTTGGTAAATTCCATTCAGCACTTCCTGGTGGTAATCCATCTGAACATAGAGGTAGCTGTACCATTCTTGATTGTTTATGgataaaacaacaaaaaatatattatatcttagATGTACTTGCATGGTCCAATCAGTCTTTAATAAATTGTGAT ACTGAATTTAGGTTCTTTTGGTTGAGATCAAAGTTACAagaaatcgaagaattacacAAAAGAGATACATATAGAAATAGTTTTCCTATATTGCCTTTACCAAATATCAGTTGTGATACTGATATAAGTTTAGCATTAGCAAATCTTTCGAATTTATATCCTTTAGACGGTTTATTATTTTACCATAAAGATGGACAATATACTAAAGGTCGTACCCCACTTGTAACATGGTCAAAAACTTTTATGTTACCTGAAATACTTGGTATTTCAGTACCACCACCACTTGATGAACAACCTGATGGATACAtagattttgtacattatatccTTAATAATAGAgctaaaaagaagaaagtagaATCAGAAAGCCAA ATGGATATTGTAGATGAGAATTCCTAG